From the genome of Syntrophales bacterium:
AAGAGATCGAATCTGCATTGCTCAGTCAGCAAGTTGTATGTGAAAAGCTTTTGCCGCGACCGATTATTGAAGGGGAACTGTCAACCCTCGCAGTCGAACTGAATCCACTTGAAGAGAGAATCCGCTCTCTTCAAGATGAGATTTCCCAACTTGAACAGAAGACCATTGCCGAAGCTCGTGCCATTTTCTGTACGCTGACAAAGGCTTACACTGGAAAAGAACTTGACGGACAAGTTTTCAACGCAGTGATTGTAGACGAAATCTCTATGGCTCTCCCGCCATTGATCTTTCTTGCGGCAGGGCGTGCGACCTCTCGTGTAATCCTTGTTGGCGACTTCCTTCAACTTCCCCCAATCGTTCGAAGTGACACCGAAGTTAGTAATGTACGCCTTGGCAGAGATACCTTCTACCACGCCGGGGTTGCGCGAGATTTGAAGCCCGCCGAGAATTGTCCCGTTCTGACGAAGCTTGAAGTTCAGCGGCGAATGGTTCCGGACATTGCTGAGGTTGCCCGTCATTTAGTCTACAGACAAGCTGGCCTGGTGTTAGATGATCATGACAAAGTCAAGAACCGGCCTACGCCACAGTGGCTGGATTTTCTTCCATTAAAACCTCTTCTCATTGTTGACACCGCTGATTTGCACTGTTGGTCTGGAAAGCAACCCGGAAGTCTCAGCCGCTTCAACTTCTACTCCGCAACTGTCGCAGTTGAAGTTGCGGCATTGGCTGCGGCAAAATTACCAAAGCCACCTGAACCACCACCAATTGGCATCGTCACACCGTTTGCCGCGCAACGTCGGCTTCTCTCAAAACTTGTAAAAGACATGGGATTGGAACAATGGGTCGTCGCAGGCACAGTCCACACATTCCAAGGTGGGCAAGCCGACCTAATCATCTTCGATTCAGTATTAGATGAGCCATATTGGGCTGCCCGCCTTTGCACCCCGAGAGATATAAATCTCGTGAACGATGTAAAACGACTTCTAAATGTCGCTGTTACTCGGGCAAAAAACAAATTTGTCCTTATCGGTTCCTCCGAGTGGCTGAACAAGCATGCCATGCCTGCGAGCGGTCTCGGCCAATTGTGGGAGTTCTTAAAAGACCACGCAGACCTAATTTCGGCAGTCCAATTAGTTAAACTTGAAGCATTTCAACGCATATTTGATCGTTTCGTTCATGAAACAGGATGGAACGTCCCGCCGATTGAGAGAGGGTATGCATTCGAACACCTCGATGAGGAGTCATTCTTCCCGCGCTTCTCAATGGATCTCAATGCCGCATCAGACTCCATTTTTGCCTTGGCACCCTATTTCGGCGAATATCGCTGGCCAAGAATCGAGCCACTATTCGCTGCAGCACTTGCCCGAGGTGTAAAGGTAACGATTGTGACACCACCCTTGACTGAGGTTCATAACAGAGGATATGTCGAAGGGGTTATCAAGCACCTTCGAAGCCGCGGCGCTGTTGTTGTAACAGCAAGTGGAGTTCACGGGAAGGATGTGATAATCGACGAACGTATTGTGTATACTGGCAGTATGAATTGGTCGAGCAACCGCGGTCGCTCTGAGGAAATTCACAGGCTACTTGCCCCTGAATACGCAGAGATTTGTCTGAATCTCATGCAGGCAAAACATATCCGTCAGGCAGCAGTCCATGAGGACGGAGCTTCTCGTTCCTGCCCGATATGCGGCCATCCGACCCAAGTTGTTAATCAACGTCAGCAACACGGTATGTGGGATCATCAAGCAATGAAAGTTGGGTGTACAAATCCTAACTGTGAAGGTTATCTGAGAGATATAGATGAACGACCACCTTTTCGGAAAGCTCCTTTGTGTCAAGTTGACG
Proteins encoded in this window:
- a CDS encoding AAA domain-containing protein — its product is MENEPNRMTHNNNSLPRDAAGLASWFAEGVRSEVSALEKNGNAQSYELLSGKLIQVVSATKAIYHFIIADGTRIPEDSTGKLKTASEEYAAAVTGQQLNRIDVCIEGTPLPPGIHRAMLVIDDTALLRRLAEVLESQSARPSSIGSLATTVFHPQHASVRFATLPSSTSLVKLSGQNRRIVEQACGSSVTFIWGPPGTGKTYTIAYLVTALIEAGERVLVSSHTHAAVDQSLYEAVKSETNKAGPLAAHPTVTAGKVLRIGLTPDRKIPDSVRLDKVVDCRARSLFSEIARLEAKAKPLADRRAMYQAQISEWDMLSEFTTRLNSSRETIKQLETQILQSESALSVYKELLNQRRAELERAQRAWFRRTMKVERATRALRDAESQLQKAETDRTLLQNEVEKKVRLAKEIESALLSQQVVCEKLLPRPIIEGELSTLAVELNPLEERIRSLQDEISQLEQKTIAEARAIFCTLTKAYTGKELDGQVFNAVIVDEISMALPPLIFLAAGRATSRVILVGDFLQLPPIVRSDTEVSNVRLGRDTFYHAGVARDLKPAENCPVLTKLEVQRRMVPDIAEVARHLVYRQAGLVLDDHDKVKNRPTPQWLDFLPLKPLLIVDTADLHCWSGKQPGSLSRFNFYSATVAVEVAALAAAKLPKPPEPPPIGIVTPFAAQRRLLSKLVKDMGLEQWVVAGTVHTFQGGQADLIIFDSVLDEPYWAARLCTPRDINLVNDVKRLLNVAVTRAKNKFVLIGSSEWLNKHAMPASGLGQLWEFLKDHADLISAVQLVKLEAFQRIFDRFVHETGWNVPPIERGYAFEHLDEESFFPRFSMDLNAASDSIFALAPYFGEYRWPRIEPLFAAALARGVKVTIVTPPLTEVHNRGYVEGVIKHLRSRGAVVVTASGVHGKDVIIDERIVYTGSMNWSSNRGRSEEIHRLLAPEYAEICLNLMQAKHIRQAAVHEDGASRSCPICGHPTQVVNQRQQHGMWDHQAMKVGCTNPNCEGYLRDIDERPPFRKAPLCQVDGRTSYRIVQRGRGKVWQCPKHPRDCNTKKVVPGDPE